Proteins found in one Campylobacter canadensis genomic segment:
- the yihA gene encoding ribosome biogenesis GTP-binding protein YihA/YsxC, giving the protein MQIINAQFLKSSSKLSECEEYNLNEVAFLGRSNVGKSSLINTLTNNSKLAKKSQTPGKTRLINFFEVSFSDKKRLIFVDLPGFGYAKVSKSQKEEWNKNLEYFVKNRGQIKVFLHLIDARHDELSIDENLFLYVQSFNKEAKYIRVFTKIDKLNQSQMAKLKNKHKDAFFISSLKKSGFSNLLEFLAQYGI; this is encoded by the coding sequence ATGCAAATAATTAATGCACAGTTTTTAAAATCAAGCTCAAAGCTTAGTGAATGTGAAGAGTATAATTTAAATGAAGTTGCTTTTTTGGGTCGCTCTAATGTTGGAAAAAGTTCACTAATTAACACTTTAACTAATAATTCTAAACTTGCTAAAAAAAGTCAAACACCAGGTAAAACTAGGCTTATTAATTTTTTTGAAGTAAGTTTTAGTGATAAAAAAAGATTAATTTTTGTAGATTTACCAGGCTTTGGCTATGCAAAAGTAAGCAAAAGTCAAAAGGAAGAATGGAATAAAAATTTAGAATATTTTGTAAAAAATAGAGGACAGATTAAGGTTTTTTTACATCTTATTGATGCAAGACACGATGAGCTTAGCATTGATGAAAATCTATTTTTATATGTTCAAAGTTTTAACAAAGAAGCAAAATATATAAGAGTTTTTACAAAAATTGATAAACTAAATCAAAGTCAAATGGCAAAATTAAAAAATAAGCATAAAGATGCCTTTTTTATTTCAAGTTTAAAAAAAAGCGGTTTTTCTAATTTGCTTGAATTTTTAGCACAATACGGTATTTAA
- a CDS encoding LptA/OstA family protein, translated as MYKLILLSFLSLFLFAQKIEINADLFKANKKDNIGIFTGNVFIKKENDFLQANEVRVIFNEKNVIIKYSAKDISDFKLSVNDKIITGKCKELEYDVLKNIYELKGDVVLKEDKKELNAQLVKVNQKTGEYLVDSNKNNPVKFIFELNNANN; from the coding sequence ATGTATAAATTAATATTATTATCTTTTTTGTCCTTATTTTTATTTGCACAAAAAATTGAAATAAATGCTGATTTATTTAAGGCAAATAAAAAAGATAATATTGGGATTTTTACTGGTAATGTATTTATAAAAAAAGAAAATGATTTTTTACAAGCTAATGAAGTAAGAGTGATTTTTAATGAAAAAAATGTAATCATTAAATATAGCGCAAAGGATATTAGCGACTTTAAACTTAGTGTAAATGATAAAATTATTACTGGAAAATGCAAAGAGCTAGAATATGATGTGTTAAAAAATATTTATGAGCTAAAAGGAGATGTTGTGCTTAAAGAAGATAAAAAAGAGCTAAATGCGCAACTTGTAAAAGTAAATCAAAAAACAGGTGAGTATTTAGTAGATAGTAATAAAAATAATCCTGTTAAATTCATTTTTGAGTTAAACAATGCAAATAATTAA
- a CDS encoding LPS export ABC transporter periplasmic protein LptC, which translates to MLFFIFIQEPYVINTNLNQIDFRSIDTNNVQSYAINQEILQYNLKADKYFKEGNKDVFVNAFLQDLNSNLQADIAYKENNIFYLQDNVKYKNDALLIKSNVVEYDLKDKIITSNSDTKLEYKNYYLTSKNAVYNLTSEDLTLKGVYLCIN; encoded by the coding sequence ATGCTTTTTTTTATTTTTATACAAGAGCCTTATGTTATTAATACCAATTTAAATCAAATTGATTTTAGAAGTATAGATACAAATAATGTACAAAGCTATGCGATTAATCAAGAAATTCTTCAATATAATCTCAAAGCCGATAAGTATTTTAAGGAAGGCAATAAAGATGTATTTGTTAATGCTTTTTTACAGGATTTAAATTCTAATTTACAAGCAGATATTGCTTATAAAGAAAATAATATTTTTTATTTACAAGATAATGTAAAATACAAAAACGATGCTTTGCTTATAAAAAGTAATGTGGTTGAATATGATTTAAAAGATAAAATAATTACAAGTAATTCAGATACTAAACTTGAGTATAAAAATTATTATTTAACTTCAAAAAATGCGGTTTATAATCTTACAAGCGAAGATTTAACTTTAAAAGGGGTTTATTTATGTATAAATTAA
- a CDS encoding KdsC family phosphatase, with translation MIKLVILDVDGCLSDGKIIYSPEADLVKEFNVKDGAAILKAQKLGIKFAIITGRQSKIVENRANELGIDYVYMKVKDKLSCAKKILNELKLDFKNVAAIGDYYNDLELLKAVWLPFIPADGIKSFGIVLKSNGGAGCVSEMLEYIIKYNKQEFEWFKC, from the coding sequence ATGATTAAATTAGTAATTTTAGATGTTGATGGGTGTTTAAGCGATGGCAAAATAATTTATTCGCCTGAAGCTGATTTGGTAAAAGAATTTAATGTAAAAGATGGAGCAGCAATTTTAAAAGCTCAAAAACTTGGTATAAAATTTGCAATCATCACAGGAAGACAGTCAAAAATTGTGGAAAATAGAGCAAATGAATTAGGCATAGATTATGTTTATATGAAGGTAAAAGATAAGCTATCTTGTGCTAAAAAAATTCTTAATGAATTAAAATTAGATTTTAAAAATGTTGCTGCTATTGGAGATTACTACAATGATTTAGAGCTTTTAAAGGCTGTTTGGTTACCTTTTATACCTGCTGATGGGATTAAAAGCTTTGGTATTGTGTTAAAAAGTAATGGTGGTGCAGGTTGTGTTAGCGAGATGCTTGAATATATTATTAAATACAACAAACAAGAATTTGAGTGGTTTAAGTGCTAG
- a CDS encoding septal ring lytic transglycosylase RlpA family protein, with translation MRFLHFLLIFFILFFTACFEPNYGISKPNTPATMRAYTIKGKTYYPKYVRVGDTQSGIASWYGPGFHGKKTSNGETFNTNTLTAAHKTFPMNTMVRVDNLENSRSVIVRINDRGPFVDGRIIDLSNLAAHKLDMTKKGTARVKLTVVGVNSNITSANINKNTNIISNITSNGNYMLQLGAFSTLANANVFAKKYENFKGYSSKVIRANNLYKVFLTGFKSESEARTIAGVLNLIGAAITKE, from the coding sequence TTGAGATTTTTACATTTTTTACTAATTTTTTTTATATTATTTTTCACTGCCTGTTTTGAACCTAATTATGGTATTAGCAAGCCAAATACACCTGCTACCATGCGTGCTTATACTATTAAAGGAAAGACTTATTATCCAAAATATGTAAGAGTAGGAGATACTCAAAGCGGAATTGCTAGTTGGTATGGACCTGGTTTTCATGGTAAAAAAACCTCTAATGGAGAAACCTTTAATACAAACACTCTTACAGCTGCACATAAAACCTTTCCTATGAATACTATGGTTAGAGTTGATAATTTAGAAAATTCAAGAAGTGTTATTGTTAGAATAAATGATAGAGGGCCTTTTGTAGATGGTAGAATTATTGATTTATCTAATTTAGCAGCTCATAAGCTTGATATGACAAAAAAAGGTACAGCAAGGGTTAAATTAACAGTGGTTGGCGTAAATTCAAATATAACAAGTGCCAATATTAATAAAAATACGAATATAATTAGCAATATTACAAGCAATGGCAATTATATGCTTCAATTAGGTGCTTTTTCAACTCTTGCTAATGCTAATGTTTTTGCAAAAAAATATGAAAATTTCAAAGGTTATTCAAGTAAGGTTATAAGAGCAAATAATTTGTATAAAGTTTTTTTAACTGGTTTTAAAAGTGAAAGTGAGGCAAGGACTATTGCTGGTGTTTTAAATTTAATTGGTGCAGCGATTACAAAGGAATAA
- a CDS encoding lytic transglycosylase domain-containing protein: MKKVILIFFTISLAFANFSVENYERQEKILKSIDVDMKYLNDESFVEIFSNMSERDIQYFTKILNEDNMNIPIIKAILKKEGVPDVFLYLAMIESNFKTHAKSGAKAVGVWQFMSPTAKSFGLKIDRYVDERKDVVASSTAAARYLKRLKKQFGKWYLAIFAYNCGDGCVRRAIANANSDELSVLLDENKKYLPLETRNFFRKIVGASLIAENDIVKYGDAYLLNQIMSLNIKRVEIQANDNLVNLAKRAGMSLSDLKKINPHFNTNLTPPYSYYIYLPIERVALFKNSKKNFDYAKNKVKNIITYKVKSGDTLYDIAKENNVTTKILKSFNNLSSDFLSVNQTLRIPVLLIDESKEAKN, encoded by the coding sequence TTGAAAAAAGTTATTTTAATATTTTTTACAATTTCATTGGCGTTTGCTAATTTTTCAGTAGAAAATTATGAAAGACAAGAAAAAATTCTAAAAAGTATAGATGTTGATATGAAGTATTTAAATGACGAAAGCTTTGTAGAAATTTTTTCAAATATGAGCGAAAGGGATATTCAATATTTTACTAAAATTTTAAATGAAGATAATATGAATATTCCTATTATTAAAGCAATTTTAAAAAAAGAAGGCGTTCCTGATGTGTTTTTATATCTTGCGATGATAGAAAGCAATTTTAAAACACATGCAAAAAGTGGAGCAAAAGCGGTTGGTGTGTGGCAGTTTATGAGCCCTACTGCTAAAAGTTTTGGTCTAAAAATAGATAGATATGTTGATGAAAGAAAGGATGTAGTAGCTTCAAGCACTGCTGCGGCAAGATATTTAAAAAGGTTAAAAAAGCAATTTGGTAAATGGTATTTAGCTATTTTTGCATATAATTGCGGTGATGGCTGTGTGCGTCGTGCTATTGCAAATGCAAATAGCGATGAATTATCGGTTTTGTTAGATGAAAATAAAAAATATTTACCTTTAGAAACTCGTAATTTTTTTAGAAAAATAGTTGGAGCTAGTTTGATTGCAGAAAACGATATTGTAAAATATGGTGATGCGTATTTATTAAATCAAATTATGTCTTTAAATATAAAAAGAGTTGAAATTCAAGCAAATGACAACTTGGTAAATTTAGCTAAAAGAGCTGGTATGAGCTTAAGTGATTTAAAAAAGATAAATCCACATTTTAATACAAATTTAACCCCACCATATAGTTATTATATATATTTACCTATTGAAAGAGTTGCTTTGTTTAAAAATAGCAAGAAAAATTTTGATTATGCTAAAAATAAAGTAAAAAATATAATAACTTATAAGGTAAAAAGTGGAGATACTTTATATGATATTGCAAAAGAAAATAATGTTACTACAAAGATTTTAAAATCGTTTAATAATTTAAGCTCTGATTTTTTAAGTGTAAATCAAACACTTAGAATTCCTGTTTTGTTAATAGATGAAAGTAAGGAAGCTAAAAATTGA
- a CDS encoding TatD family hydrolase, with protein sequence MIIDTHTHLDDARYEEDLEEVLLRAKQDFVSHYIIPAADLKTLPRAIQLSKKYENIYFAAGVHPYDLDTFNEESIINALKDKKCLAVGECGLDYYRNPSDDEKAMQKEIFKKQIELSLKYDKALILHVRDANNDVYDILKEYKGIKGVFHCFNACESLLDFSDNFYYGIGGVLTFKNEKKLTNLIKKIPLEKILIETDSPYLTPHPFRGQRNEPRYCLLVVDKIAQILEMSREEVSQITSENAKKLFKGLI encoded by the coding sequence ATGATAATTGATACTCATACGCATTTAGATGATGCTAGATATGAAGAAGATTTAGAAGAAGTTTTACTTAGGGCAAAACAAGATTTTGTTAGCCACTACATAATCCCTGCAGCTGATTTAAAAACCCTGCCAAGAGCAATACAGCTTAGTAAAAAATATGAAAATATATATTTTGCAGCAGGGGTTCATCCTTATGATTTAGATACTTTTAATGAAGAAAGTATAATAAATGCACTAAAAGATAAAAAGTGCTTAGCAGTCGGAGAATGTGGGTTGGATTATTATCGTAATCCAAGCGATGATGAAAAAGCAATGCAAAAAGAAATTTTTAAAAAACAAATTGAATTATCGCTTAAATATGATAAAGCATTGATTTTACATGTAAGAGACGCAAATAATGATGTTTATGATATTTTAAAAGAATATAAAGGCATCAAAGGAGTTTTTCATTGTTTTAATGCCTGTGAGAGTTTGCTTGATTTTTCTGATAATTTTTATTATGGAATAGGTGGTGTTTTAACATTTAAAAATGAAAAAAAACTAACGAATTTAATAAAAAAAATCCCTTTAGAAAAAATTTTAATAGAGACTGATAGCCCCTACCTTACGCCACATCCGTTTAGAGGACAAAGAAACGAACCAAGATATTGTTTGCTAGTAGTTGATAAAATAGCACAAATACTAGAAATGTCAAGAGAGGAAGTATCGCAAATTACAAGCGAAAATGCAAAAAAATTATTTAAAGGATTAATTTGA
- a CDS encoding GGDEF domain-containing response regulator produces MKLLLVDDNKMLIKAIGKKISDHFSCEIDLAHSYEQAKELIDLNSNEYFAALLDLCLPDAMHGEVVDYSLNKKLPSIILTGLDDDATRQRFMDKDIIDYVLKEGAECVYYIIDIIERLKRNSDTKIIVAEDSTPMRNLIKNILMAYRFQVFAAAQGAEALAYLEDNPDIKLILTDKEMPAVSGEELIKEVRSKYDKNKLGIIVLTAHGNDEVGARMLKSGANDFIQKPFSRENLICRINNSVDLLYFIEQIQNTSEQLRKSAEEDYLTKLRNRKSFFSLSDIYYSNLANDKEFAILMVDIDKFKSINDNYGHAAGDMAIVKCAKILCECVKGQDIVARFGGEEFCVLLKDIKEEDAIKMAVKIRTTMKNSSFACEGNNINFTVSIGVAFGNKNIGIEQIIKNADIALYKAKKDGRDRVETYDDN; encoded by the coding sequence ATGAAACTTTTATTAGTTGATGATAACAAAATGTTAATTAAGGCAATAGGTAAAAAAATTTCTGACCATTTTTCTTGTGAGATAGATTTAGCACATTCTTACGAACAAGCAAAAGAATTAATAGATTTAAATAGCAATGAATATTTTGCTGCTTTACTTGATTTGTGTTTGCCTGATGCAATGCATGGAGAAGTTGTAGATTATTCTTTAAACAAAAAATTACCAAGTATAATTTTAACAGGCTTAGATGATGATGCTACAAGGCAAAGATTTATGGATAAAGATATTATTGATTATGTTTTAAAAGAAGGTGCAGAATGTGTTTATTACATAATTGACATTATTGAAAGACTAAAAAGAAATTCAGATACCAAAATAATCGTTGCTGAGGATTCAACTCCAATGAGAAATCTAATTAAGAATATTTTAATGGCATATCGTTTTCAAGTTTTTGCAGCAGCGCAAGGAGCTGAAGCTTTAGCTTATTTAGAAGATAATCCTGATATTAAACTTATTTTAACAGACAAAGAAATGCCAGCAGTTTCAGGAGAAGAGCTTATAAAAGAAGTAAGAAGTAAATATGATAAAAATAAGTTAGGCATTATAGTTTTAACAGCACATGGAAATGATGAAGTTGGTGCGAGAATGCTTAAAAGTGGTGCTAATGATTTTATTCAAAAACCATTTTCAAGAGAGAATTTAATTTGTAGAATTAATAATAGTGTTGATTTGCTTTATTTTATTGAGCAAATTCAAAATACTTCAGAACAGTTAAGAAAGAGTGCTGAAGAAGATTATTTAACCAAATTAAGAAACAGAAAAAGCTTTTTTTCACTTAGCGATATTTATTATTCAAACCTTGCAAACGACAAAGAATTTGCGATTTTAATGGTTGATATTGATAAATTTAAAAGCATTAATGATAATTATGGTCATGCAGCAGGAGATATGGCTATAGTTAAATGTGCAAAAATTCTTTGCGAGTGCGTTAAAGGTCAGGATATTGTTGCTAGATTTGGTGGAGAAGAATTTTGTGTTTTACTAAAAGACATTAAAGAAGAAGATGCAATTAAAATGGCAGTAAAAATTAGAACAACTATGAAAAATTCTTCTTTTGCTTGTGAAGGTAATAATATTAATTTTACAGTTTCAATAGGTGTTGCTTTTGGTAATAAAAATATAGGAATTGAGCAAATTATTAAAAATGCTGATATTGCTTTATATAAAGCAAAAAAAGACGGAAGGGACAGAGTAGAAACTTATGATGATAATTGA
- a CDS encoding tRNA (uridine(54)-C5)-methyltransferase TrmA, with protein MNKFDTFFKADEIYKNGLRTRLNLAIYWDKNEPKFCMFKENKERIFDIDFSFVCDEIRAFLPHILGNLEDKQRLFEVRLFSTSNSLCLILLYHKSISNFDIKKEWQKLKEFTKQDFKLVALAKKEKLAYPNDLLIHKSNDIIYNFNYECFIQPSLQMNEKMIEFALSCVDDKANDLLELYCGYGNFTLALAKKFNKVFTTELSKNNVKFLEQNCKNNNIFNISYARLSDSEVVSAINKQREFNRLKHINLDEFNFNYVLVDPPRSGLNSCVELIKNYDNIIYISCSLKSAKEDLKELEKSHFLKKSALFDQFVNSNEHIEAGFYLVKKS; from the coding sequence TTGAATAAATTTGATACTTTTTTTAAAGCTGATGAGATTTACAAAAATGGTTTAAGAACAAGGCTTAACCTAGCTATTTATTGGGATAAAAACGAGCCTAAATTTTGTATGTTTAAAGAAAATAAAGAAAGAATTTTTGATATAGATTTTTCCTTTGTTTGTGATGAAATTAGGGCTTTTTTGCCTCATATTTTAGGTAATTTAGAAGATAAGCAAAGGTTGTTTGAAGTTAGGCTATTTTCTACTTCAAATAGCTTGTGTTTAATTTTACTTTATCATAAAAGTATAAGTAATTTTGATATTAAAAAAGAATGGCAAAAATTAAAAGAATTTACAAAACAAGATTTTAAGCTAGTAGCCTTAGCTAAAAAAGAAAAATTAGCATATCCAAACGATTTATTAATTCATAAAAGTAATGATATTATTTATAATTTTAATTATGAATGTTTTATTCAGCCAAGTTTGCAAATGAATGAAAAAATGATTGAATTTGCTTTATCTTGCGTAGATGATAAGGCAAATGATTTATTAGAGCTTTACTGTGGATATGGTAATTTCACCCTAGCACTTGCTAAAAAATTTAATAAGGTTTTTACAACCGAACTTAGTAAAAATAATGTAAAATTTTTAGAACAAAATTGCAAAAATAATAATATTTTTAATATTTCTTACGCAAGATTAAGCGATAGTGAAGTTGTAAGTGCAATCAATAAGCAAAGAGAATTTAATAGGCTAAAACACATTAATTTAGATGAATTTAATTTTAATTATGTCTTGGTTGATCCTCCAAGAAGTGGTTTAAATTCTTGCGTAGAGCTTATTAAGAATTATGATAATATTATTTATATTTCTTGCTCTTTAAAGAGTGCTAAAGAAGATTTAAAAGAATTAGAAAAAAGCCATTTTTTAAAAAAATCAGCCTTATTTGACCAATTTGTAAATTCTAATGAGCATATTGAAGCAGGGTTTTATTTAGTTAAAAAAAGCTAA